In the Mytilus galloprovincialis chromosome 10, xbMytGall1.hap1.1, whole genome shotgun sequence genome, one interval contains:
- the LOC143049976 gene encoding serine protease inhibitor dipetalogastin-like, with the protein MSLTVISLMTVLLFIFCIPKCKASAKICIFACPGKTCPYGYVPAGCPRCQCAPNPCLFTKCPSGFSCTAIPQRCPHFQETCPHRAHCVSDVSKGEQPCGCTDEFKPVCATNFIDGTVNFANECNMRCSLNHYIKFEDGFCHCDCPDYYDPVCGVDQNGEVSFVNNCWRSCNGVPLQHEGMCDCNCPVTEKPVCGNDGQTYINECVMGCVGVTKVKNSAC; encoded by the exons ATGAG tttaaccGTGATTTCATTGATGacagttttgttgtttattttctgtATCCCTAAATGCAAGGCTTCAG CTAAGATCTGTATATTTGCATGTCCGGGTAAAACTTGTCCGTACGGCTACGTTCCTGCAGGCTGTCCACGTTGTCAGTGTGCTCCAAACCCATGTTTG TTTACAAAATGTCCATCGGGTTTTTCATGTACGGCTATTCCACAAAGATGTCCACATTTTCAGGAGACATGTCCACACAGAGCCCATTGTGTGTCTGATGTATCAAAAGGAG AGCAGCCCTGTGGTTGTACTGATGAGTTTAAACCTGTCTGCGCTACTAACTTTATAGACGGCACTGTCAACTTTGCAAATGAGTGTAACATGAGATGTAGTCT AAACCATTACATAAAGTTCGAAGATGGATTCTGTCACTGTGACTGTCCAGATTACTATGATCCCGTATGTGGCGTTGATCAAAACGGCGAAGTGTCTTTTGTAAACAACTGTTGGAGATCCTGCAA TGGCGTGCCTCTGCAGCACGAGGGTATGTGTGACTGTAATTGCCCTGTGACAGAGAAACCCGTATGTGGAAATGACGGACAGACATACATAAATGAGTGTGTCATGGGCTGTGT AGGCGTTACTAAAGTAAAGAATTCTGCATGTTGA